The Brasilonema sennae CENA114 genome includes a region encoding these proteins:
- the ctaD gene encoding cytochrome c oxidase subunit I: MTQAQVQEKANIPALAEEPEIRHWRDYFTFNTDHKVIAIQYLVTTFIFYCIGGVLADLVRTELRTPEVDFVTPEVYNSLFTLHATIMIFLWIVPAGAGFANFLIPLMIGAKDMAFPRLNAVAFWMIPPAGLLLIASLVVGDAPDAGWTSYPPLSLVTGQVGEGIWILSVLLLGTSSILGAINFLVTMLKMRTPGMGFFQLPLFCWAMLATSALTLVSTPVLAAGLILLSFDLLAGTAFFNPTGGGDPVVYQHMFWFYSHPAVYIMILPFFGAISEVIPVHSRKPIFGYKAIAYSSLAISFLGLIVWAHHMFTSGVPGWLRMFFMITTMIIAVPTGIKIFSWLATMWGGKIRLNSAMLFAIGFVGTFVIGGISGVMLAAVPFDIHVHDTYFVVAHLHYVLFGGSVLGIYSAIYHWFPKMTGRMLNEFWGKVHFALTIVGLNMTFLPMHKLGMMGMNRRIAQYDPKFTFLNEICTIGAYILAVSTFPFIINAIWSWMYGPKAGNNPWDALTLEWMTTSPPAIENFDKPPVLATGPYDYGLENTRKGVPLSDPDPVLSAGPNSVLRAEPDESSPAITAEKEER, from the coding sequence ATGACACAAGCACAGGTACAAGAAAAAGCCAATATCCCTGCTCTGGCTGAAGAACCAGAGATCAGACATTGGCGAGACTACTTTACCTTCAACACTGACCATAAGGTAATTGCGATTCAATATCTGGTCACCACGTTCATTTTTTACTGTATTGGCGGCGTTTTGGCTGACTTGGTTCGCACCGAACTGCGAACCCCAGAAGTCGATTTTGTCACCCCTGAGGTGTACAACAGTTTGTTTACACTGCACGCCACAATCATGATTTTCTTGTGGATTGTGCCCGCAGGCGCAGGATTTGCTAACTTCCTGATCCCCTTGATGATTGGGGCAAAAGATATGGCTTTTCCACGCCTGAATGCTGTTGCCTTTTGGATGATTCCTCCTGCTGGTTTGTTGCTGATCGCCAGTTTAGTGGTGGGTGATGCACCAGATGCAGGTTGGACTTCCTACCCTCCCCTGAGCTTGGTCACAGGTCAAGTGGGTGAGGGTATCTGGATTCTGAGCGTTCTTTTGCTCGGTACGTCTTCGATTCTGGGGGCAATAAATTTCCTGGTGACTATGCTTAAGATGCGTACTCCAGGCATGGGTTTCTTTCAATTGCCTTTGTTTTGCTGGGCAATGTTGGCAACCTCGGCGCTGACTTTGGTCTCTACGCCGGTGCTAGCAGCTGGTTTGATTCTGCTCTCCTTTGACTTACTTGCAGGAACGGCATTTTTTAATCCGACTGGCGGTGGCGATCCGGTTGTGTACCAGCATATGTTCTGGTTTTACTCCCACCCAGCGGTTTACATCATGATTTTGCCCTTCTTTGGGGCGATTTCTGAGGTGATTCCGGTTCATTCCCGTAAGCCGATTTTTGGATATAAGGCGATCGCCTACTCTAGTTTGGCAATCAGCTTCCTAGGACTCATCGTCTGGGCACACCATATGTTTACCAGCGGTGTTCCTGGTTGGCTGCGGATGTTCTTCATGATCACTACCATGATCATCGCTGTACCCACGGGGATCAAAATCTTCAGCTGGTTGGCAACAATGTGGGGTGGCAAAATTCGCCTCAACAGTGCGATGCTGTTCGCCATAGGTTTTGTTGGCACCTTCGTGATTGGTGGGATCAGTGGCGTGATGTTAGCGGCTGTACCGTTCGATATTCACGTTCACGACACATATTTTGTCGTAGCACACTTGCACTATGTCCTCTTTGGTGGTAGCGTTCTGGGCATTTATTCGGCAATCTACCACTGGTTCCCCAAAATGACAGGGCGGATGCTGAACGAATTTTGGGGCAAGGTTCATTTTGCCCTGACAATCGTCGGTTTAAACATGACCTTCTTACCCATGCACAAGCTGGGGATGATGGGCATGAACCGTCGTATTGCTCAGTACGACCCCAAATTTACGTTTTTGAATGAAATTTGTACCATTGGTGCCTATATACTAGCGGTTTCCACATTCCCCTTCATCATCAATGCGATTTGGAGTTGGATGTACGGACCCAAAGCAGGTAATAATCCCTGGGATGCACTGACTTTAGAGTGGATGACAACCTCACCACCAGCGATCGAGAATTTTGATAAACCACCAGTTTTAGCGACTGGACCATACGATTATGGTTTGGAGAACACCAGAAAGGGTGTACCCCTGTCTGATCCCGATCCAGTCTTGTCTGCCGGTCCTAACTCGGTGTTACGCGCTGAACCTGACGAGTCATCTCCCGCTATCACTGCCGAGAAAGAAGAACGCTGA
- a CDS encoding cytochrome c oxidase subunit II has protein sequence MKIPSSIWTLLIGIGLTLVSLWYGQNHGLLPTAASDEAPLVDGLFNAMMTVSTGIFVLVEGILIYSAIKYRRRAGDNADGPPVHGNVPLEILWTAIPTVIVIGISVYSFDVYNDMGGFSPHAIHEAPMTSQVMNMPGAAIAATLSDTPPSTEPNENQEKSDQAMQDPATAAVRNADQIPQKRNAPGVGSVAPTLGPTPENEGKPPAFVVNVTGLQYAWIFTYPDTEVTSGELHVPIGREVQLNMTANDVIHAFWVPEFRLKQDVIPGRQSEIRFTPNKEGDYTLICAELCGPYHGAMRTQVVVQKPEEFEQWIQEQEVASAEELKQAVAVNPVDLTPDEFLAPHTSHMGIHPEMLHQLHK, from the coding sequence GTGAAAATCCCAAGTTCCATCTGGACATTACTTATTGGCATCGGGCTGACCCTAGTCAGTCTCTGGTACGGTCAAAATCATGGTCTACTACCAACAGCAGCTTCTGACGAAGCCCCGTTAGTAGACGGTTTGTTCAACGCAATGATGACCGTCTCCACTGGTATATTTGTGCTCGTAGAAGGTATCTTAATTTACTCTGCTATCAAATACCGTCGCCGTGCAGGTGACAATGCAGATGGTCCGCCAGTACATGGCAACGTACCATTAGAAATCCTTTGGACAGCAATTCCAACTGTTATCGTTATCGGTATTTCTGTTTACAGCTTCGACGTTTACAACGATATGGGCGGCTTTAGCCCCCACGCTATCCATGAAGCCCCAATGACCTCACAAGTCATGAACATGCCTGGGGCTGCGATCGCCGCAACTTTAAGCGATACTCCCCCCAGCACAGAACCTAACGAAAATCAAGAAAAATCTGATCAGGCAATGCAAGACCCTGCGACAGCAGCAGTCCGCAATGCTGACCAAATTCCCCAAAAGCGGAATGCCCCTGGTGTAGGAAGTGTTGCTCCTACCCTTGGACCGACACCTGAAAATGAAGGAAAACCACCCGCATTTGTGGTGAATGTCACCGGTTTGCAGTATGCCTGGATTTTTACCTACCCTGATACTGAAGTCACTTCTGGAGAACTGCACGTTCCCATCGGGCGCGAAGTGCAATTGAATATGACAGCCAACGATGTTATCCATGCCTTCTGGGTACCAGAGTTTCGCTTGAAGCAAGATGTGATCCCCGGTCGGCAAAGTGAGATTCGTTTTACACCCAACAAAGAAGGTGATTATACTCTCATCTGTGCCGAACTTTGTGGTCCTTACCACGGTGCTATGAGGACACAAGTTGTTGTTCAAAAGCCAGAAGAATTTGAACAGTGGATCCAAGAACAGGAAGTTGCTAGCGCTGAAGAACTCAAGCAAGCAGTTGCTGTTAATCCTGTGGATTTAACCCCAGATGAATTTCTCGCTCCTCATACCAGCCATATGGGAATTCATCCAGAAATGCTACATCAACTCCACAAGTAG